In the genome of Arachis hypogaea cultivar Tifrunner chromosome 9, arahy.Tifrunner.gnm2.J5K5, whole genome shotgun sequence, the window GGAGCTCACTCCGGAGCAAGTCAAGAACTCACTACTCGTCTTAGTTCAGCACAATTGTGTCCAAGCTTATGTCCCCGCCGATCAATGTACTATTGCTTTTCCCCctcttttctctaattttttcaTGTTTGCCATTGAAATTATATTGTTCTCTGTAAATGTAGTTAGGGGTGAGGATGGATCCATGGCGACAGTGGAGTACCTGGCATTATTCGATAACATAATCCACCGTTTGAGGTTTCCCAAGTTCTTGGAGATAGCAAAGCACCAACTTGATGATGAAGTCAGCGAGCTTCTTCACCCTGCACATTGTTTTTTTGAAGCTTCCCAATTCAATCCTGTAAAGGtggttttaatttatttatattttgtggtCTTCTCTTGTATTGCAGTGTGAGAAGGTTCTTGATGGTTTGCTTCGCGATGGTAGGCTTACCCTCAAACAGATGGTTGAAAGAGCAGTCCAAGGAAAAGGCAAGTATTATTTTGCTTTGCTTCTATTAATTGTGAAAGATAAGTATGTTCTTTTGTTAGTATTTAAACTGATTAGTTGGTTGATCTGGGTCAAAATTTCGGTGCATGTGTAGGCTTAGTTGGTTTTCTAAGAGAGGTATATTAGTACCTTGTTACTCAAATATAGTCAAAAGTGTGGCTCTCTGTAAAACATTGAAAGTTTAAATTCCAAATTGTAGTTCAGCTCATTTATACGCTGCTAAATAGTAATACTGAATCCTCTAAAATTAGTCTGACTTAAATTCATCTTCTTTTATCTTTCAGAAAATCCTGGTGCTATAGAAGCTGTTGTTCGAGAGAGCTTTCATAAACTTTTGAAGGCACACTATATTGAACGCTGCCCCGCACCAGAGCCAGTTGTTTCTACACTCATTAAGGCAGAATCTGCTCCTAGAAAGCGGGGTTCTAAGATGGCCAAGGTAATTGGTTCTTGTCAATTTCTACAGAGTTGCATTAACGTTTATACATGACCAGGATTTATAGCCAGCTTTTGTGTAGCAGTCCCCATTTCTTTTTCAGTTTGTAGTGTTATAAAAGTACTGATTTGTCTTGCAATCAGATTGAGATGTCTGGGTATGTGTTGAGTAGGAAATTGAATAATTTGAACTAGCACAGCCCATCTGTTGAGCTTGGTATTTTATTGGTAAAGATGTCAATCACTAAAATTATCAAGATTCATGCAAACAATTTGGGCTGCAACCTGTTTGGTTTAGATTTCTGATGTATGGTAGCATTGATTAGAAAGGAACATTGAGGTAATGCGACAATGAGTTCAATTTACTAGTTAATGTTTGGTTTTTGTATTACACTAGTGACCCTCTATTTACTACTTTCTGATTTGTTTGCTTATTACTTTAAAAGTTCTGGTTCATCAATGATAATATGATATATATGGAAAAAAGTGGATATTTGGTGACCATTCAATATCATCATTTTGATTGACGTTGCAACAGCATAGTGTTCACTATTGTAACCTAAATATGTATTACCTCAATgttgtttctttttattgataACCTTAACTTAATTAAGATgggaaaaaaaaagttttgataATCCATGCTTCCAGAAATTTGAAGCACCAGAGACAATAGAACAACGTGTTCTAGAAGCTGCTGTGCCTGGGGAGGCAATCAGATTTGCTGTTACAGCATATACACTAGGTAATGCTGATAGAGAAGCAAAATCAGATGATTCCTCCATGGTAAATGATGGAGATAATAGTGGTAAGTTTATTGTCATCTTATGTGAATCACTAATTTACGTTACCAAATTTTACTGCACTCATATCAGTAGTATGATACTTATTTTCCTTCACTTTTTTACTTGGATTCAAGGTGGTATTGCAAACGAGGGGTCAATACTTTGGCGTGCAAATTTTGAGGAATTTATACGGCATCTTAGGCATAAGGTTGTTTCTTTTTATAAGTTTCCTGctgttttgttttttctttctaatGATCTGGTTGATATATTTGTGGATCTCATGCCATAAGGTGCTGTTTTTAAATATTTGGTGAattcttcttctccatcttccCTTAGCATTCTCTATATTATTATTGGATGAATACACGTGAAATATTCCATGCAAAATTACAGTTATTGGTCGAGAATGAAAGAAAGCGACTGGATGATGGAGCTGCAACTATCTTAAGTGCCATATTGGATGTGACTAAAACTGTTgagaaaaaagtgaaaatagaGAAATCAGGTTAACCAGATTCCTTACTTCATAGAGCTATGATATTACTGTTGGGGCTTTGATTTAACTATTGCCATTTGCCCATAGCACCTCTCAGAATTTGGAAACCTAATATTGGATATTTGCTCCAGTGGTTTTCTCTCTTTGGTCGTTGTCTTTGTCTAATCGATTTCTCCttctatgaaaaataagaaagaagtgcACAACTGTTATCTTTTGGACTTGGTTGGCTAACAGAATGTTATCCTATACATGTTTCAGCTCCCCTATCGCTGGATTCAATATTTACTGAAGTGACGAAAACTGAACATGGTCGTACTATGACTATAGATCGTGTTAGAGCTTCTCTAGTACAGCTGGGTTGTCCACAGAGGAACTTCGATGATTCATATAGTATTGGTACCTATGATATATCTTTTTTCCATGTTAGGCTATTTTGTGCAATATAAACATCCtccatttgttttatttatttattttttccccATTTGTTTGTGCCAATGAAATTCTGGTTTGTAACTCCTATTTTATAGTTTGAAGTCTGAATTACTTTTCATTTCCTTTTCAGATTTGAAGAGCATTGTTGAAATGGCTAGAAATGAGGAGGTTTTTATATCTGTCCTTTCCAAGTCAAATATATATGAGTATTTATGTTTTCTACATGTACTCTTGTTTCTTGCACTATGTTGCAGGTTGAGTCAATTGTGTTGAAAAGATTTGGAAGTGATGCGTACAGAATATTTAGGCTCCTGTCAAAGTCTAACTGTTTTCTTGAGACAGATAAGGTTATTAACTCTTATTGGCAAAGTTGTCTTAAACCCTCAAAAAAAAACCCCCAAAAAAATAGACAAGAGTTGATGAGAACATCGATGTTGAATGAAGAACTATTAGAGTAACATTGATGATATGCTCGGTAAAagcaaaaatttagaaaataaaaactattgttcaattttttattattgcgaAAAGAAAATTCCAAGCCCTGTATATTTATGATATGGTactatttatgaaaataaatgaGGTTGTATCAAAAGGAATCTTTAGTTCTTTATGGTTTATAAAAATGCATTGAAGTACTTTATAATCCCATTTTAGCTTTCAAAAGAGGGTACCATATGGAAGGATAACAACGTATGATGTGCCAAAACCCAATTAAAGAGATTGATGAATTGACATGTACTGCAATCCTCCTATAACCTTATACCTAAACTCTTTTCATTGCAGATAGCAGAGTCCGCTCTTGTCGATAAAAAGGAAACTCCTAGATTACTATACAAGTTATGGAAGGATAACTACTTGTATATGGAGGTGACAATCTGATAAAATTTACATACGCAGTTTGTGAAACAGTTTAATTTGTGGTTTGGaacttaaaaaatatctaatatttTCTGCAATCTAATCTTGCTTCCAGAAATTAGTTGTAACTGCAGCTAAGCAATCAAGATTTATGTTGTGGAAAGTTAATAAGCCTCTGCTTTGGGAATATGTGCTGGACGAGATGTACCATGCTGCCTTAAATTTGAGCTTAAGATTGGCTTTTGAGCAGgaaaaggatgaagatgtgaGTTACTCACTCTACAAGTTTGTTTAAAAATTTACCAGTCAATTGAGTTGTACAGCATCTTTTTGGGCCAATTCTATGATGTTTAACTTTTGTCTAACTTTTAtaaagaattttaaatatttaaaaaattatttatttttatattttttaaattaaatattaatttttaacttttttttagaaAGTTAGGCACCACTTTTTAGGCATAacaattacattttttttttaatccttcATTGTGAAATTTAGTAACAAACTCATTGCTATAAAGATATACCAAAATTTTAGagtgataaaagataaaaaagaacaGAGAGTGGTGCTTATGTGTTATTTGTGCTTGTTCCAGCTATTGCACGTTCCTGCAGACAAGTTGGTTCCTGCAGACAAGTCAAGCGAAGCAAATGCGCTACAGAAGAGATACCGGCGACTAAGAGATGTCCTCTTTCTCATGGGATCATCATTGATGAAACTTGATGATGCTCTGATGCTTTTCCATGACTTCTGAATGTAACTTCTAGATTAAGCAAAGGTTACAGACTTGACATTTTAATATTGCCAAAGAATTTGCAATTCTATTGTTCAGGTTCAGGAATTATAGCATGCAACGGAGTGCTGTGCGCAGATAGATCATAGAAGTGGTGATTTATGTAATAGATTCTTTTCTAACGAGGGAAAGAAGGGGTTCCCCCCGGGGGGGTGTTTGGAGGGAACAATAAGTTGTATATTTCCATGGAGTTCATTCATTGATTTTATTAATGCGCATCAATATCACTTTCATGGTGTTAACTGCAGTAAATGACCCAGACGCCCACATAATAGTGTAAAAGCATTCATGCGTTCTGGATAAaaaaggagggttgtgttaggttttCCACAACTAACATAAAAGTATAGTTGaatccccatgacatgaatcaaagacattattgcgctaaagttaGGTCGTTGTCTGGAAGCAATGCgttgtatggctcgagtacggtatCAAATAAGCAAGAGTCGTTGCATCGGTGTCcgaatgtagtgttaaatgagcaagggttttcgtgttttcgtgaacggacgagagtaaataagctagttcacaaagtaaaaggtaaaggttgGAGCgatagaaggttgagatttgggacatggaacataggcactctaacaggaaagtccatggaggtggtggacactaTAACAAGGAGGAAGATCAACATTATGTGCCTATAAGAAACAAAATGGATTGGTGCGAAGGCTAGAGAGTTGGATACTTTCAAATTTTAGTATACAGGAAAGATGCAGAATAGGAATgtggttggaataattgtggataagcagtggaagaaggaagTAGTGAATGTCAaaagggtgggagatcggataatctctatcaaacttgtggtggagggaggtgctttccatgtggttagcgcctatgcaccgcaagtgggttcggacgaacaacacaagataaggttttgggaggatctagagagtttggttcaagacatacctttgggagataaggttttcttaggaggagatttaaatggccatgttgggagagaagtgactggatatgggagtattcacggaggctatggtttcggggtgatcaatgccatagataaaactattttggacttttcctcaacctttgatcttctcaacgcaaatacatgttttaaaaagagagacgaacatcttataacctataagagtggcatgacaagctctcaaattgaCTTCTTGTTGATGAGAGTCAACCGAAaagtttgcattaattgtaaaattatcccaggaaagagtttgacaacacaacatagggtgctcgacatggattttcgcgttgagcaaaactTGAGGAAAatacatcatacgaagaacccaaggacgaggtgatggtggatgaaaggtgaggaacaaagaagctttctaagacgggtaggagaagaggcaaagtgggatgggaatggaagcgcggaagagatgtggaggaaaatgacagaagttattagaagcaaaagaaagctttggtgaatctaaaggaataggaccaaaaGACAAGGAGTcatggtggtggaatgcgagtgtacaagaaaagataaagataaaaagggagtactttaaagagtggtctttatgtcGCAACGCAGATAACTggaaaaaaatataaggcggctaagaaagagacaaaagtaactgtaagtgaagcaagaacaagagcatatgagggtctctaccagtctttgggcacaaaagaaggagaaaaaggtatatatagaatcgcaaagagccgtgaaagaagaacgagagatttggattaggttaagtgcataaggataaggatggagaggtgttggctcaagaggagaagattaatgaaaggtagaagagctacttctatgagttatttaatgagggacagaagactcttctgagccttggtcggttatgcacaagagaagaagatcaaaactttgactactatcgaatgattcgagacttcgaggtaaaagaggcccTAAAGCAGataaaaaatggcagggcagtaggacctgataatattccgattgaggtttggaagggtcttggagaaaaaggcatcaactggttaaccaaactttttaatgagattttaaggtcaaagaagatgcctgataagtggagaaagagcaccttggtacctatctacaagaataagggagatatacaaagttgcggaaactatagagggattagacttatgagtcataccatgaagttatggaaaagggtgatagaacggaagttgagaaaagagacacaagtaacagagaaccaatttggatttatgccagacaGATCTACTACTGAAgcaatatacctattaagaaggatgatggagaggtatcgtagtaataaaaggaatctacatatggtgtttattgatttggaaaaaatgtatgatagagtaccaagggaggtcttatggaaggttttagtaaagaggagagtaaggatcacatatattcgtgcaattaaagacatgtataatggggccacaactagtgtgaagactcaaggtggtgtgacaaaggaattttctattggtataggattacaccagggatcatccttaaatccataccttttcacattagtcttggaagtactcacagagcacatccaagagtcTGTgctatggtgcatgctttttaccgatgatatcgtccttatgggagagtcaagggaagacctaaataagaagttggagttatggagagaagttctagaagtgtatggtttgCGCATAAGccatagcaagacggaatatatggaatgtaagttcagtctgagaagggaaaaccctaatatagaggtgaagattggagaaaatattctacgaaaagttaaaagttttaagtatcttgggtgcattatacatgataatggagagattgaacatgatgtaaatcataggatccaagcaggttggtcaaaatggcggagtgcatctgtttttatatgtgacaaaaaagtgcctttaaaacttaaaggtaaattctatcgcaccgctataagaccggctatgctttacggtacggagtgttgggcggctaaaggggagcacgaacataagctgagtgtggcagagataaagatgttgagatggatgagtggtcatacgcgattggataaaataaggaacaaagATATAAGGGAAAGAgctggagtagcacccattgtggaaaagatggttgaatcacgTCTCAGGTGATTTGGACacgtgagaagaagaccgatagaacatccagtcaggagggtggatgagatggaagatggacaaggggcgaaaggcagaggaagaccgaAGAAGACCattcatgaggtggtcaaacgagatctacatgtaaacggtctctctgtagacatgatacatgacagagcagaatgacgtcgtttgattcatgtagccgaccccacttagtgggacaaggctttgttgttgttgttgtttacatTTTTCCATCGACCAATGTTTACACTTACGAAGACATCAACTTGGTTGACTTGATTAATGATTGTGTTATTCAGAAAACACAAAAGAGTTGTTTATAGAAAAGAGTCTAATTCTTATGTGGAGAAGAGGTCACCGAAGGAGAAGGATCTAGTAGCTAGAAGAACTAAGAAAGTCAAGATGAATGTAGAAGGTCAAATGGAAGAATACATGGAGGAGGAGAGCCAGCTCTAAGTTGTTCCCAAAACATTGATGGAGGAAGGATTGGATAAATAGGTGGAGGATATAGTTCCTGAAACAACCCCCCAAAGTATCCTACAAGGATAGACAAATGAGCAATGGACTGGAGAAGCTAAACCCAGAAGAAATCGTCGAGATGGTAGCAGAAGAATATATCTCGGATGATGAGGCTATGGAGGAGGACTCAAGGAATCCCTTTAATCCAAAATCGAATACTGAAGTAACCCTGGAAGAGTATGATGAGTGGTGTAGACCATGGAAGCTATCTCTTATAGTAAATCCATTAGGGAAAAAAATTAGTCTCTAAATCATGGAGAGGTGTGTTAATAGAAGGTGGGCGGTGAAGGCTACGGCTCGAGTTATAGATATGGAGGGTGGATTCTTCTTGATGAGATTTGTTGATCAAGGAGACAATGTCCATGCCCTCTTTGAGGGATCCTGGATGATGGCAGACCATTACCTCCTCATCCAGCGATGGAGGCTCTTGTTCATCCCTCAGGAGAATGAGGTTCAGAAGGTTGCAATTTGGGTAAGGATACCATACCTCCCAGTTGAGTTATATGACAGGTACTTCCTAGTTCCTATGGAAAGTGGGGAAATCGATCGACAttcggattattttgttgctgcAAAAAATATACccgaattttattattaataaaaatacccttaaaaaatctaaaattttaaaaaaattcacaaatattaacTGCGACGTTTAAGGTTAACAAAAGAAAGTAATGTGACAAACAGGAGTTAAACCCTAAagtggtccctgagattcacAATTTACACCAATTTAATCCCTGACTTACATTGCACTATTTATATCCCCGACTTTGTTAAAATTGCACCACGGTCGTCCCTCTCCACATCTCCGGCCAAATTAACTGCCACCGGCAGTGACACGATGCTGAGATGCCACGCTGGCGTATATAACGGCTAGCTGAGGTGGCAATTAAAACTGTTTGACCCATTGTCGTCCCTACACCTATTTTTAACCCTAATTTCTAGCATGACATCGTTATCTCTTCATCTTCTTGTCTTTGCTCAGCAACGTTCTTCTCCTGCTTTGTTGTTGTTACTCTTTGAACTGAAACGAAAACCATGATTGGATGTGCGAGCCAGGGTCAAGGAAGCTTTACACGATCAATGACAAGAACTTGGAGTCGGAGCAAACCGTTGCATGTGCCAGAGCATTGTGAGTGCGGCTGCCGGCCCGTGCTTCGGTGATCCGGAACAAATACCAACTCGAATAAACCCTTTTTTGGTTGTCCAAATTACAATGTGAGTTTTTGTTAAGAAAAATTGCTTAGTGATTTCCTGTTCTTTACTCCTTACCATACTTCATACACAGACTAGGGGCAAAACATGGTGTCAATTTTTCCTATGGACTgatgatgtagaagaagaagaagaacataaaGGAAGATTGGATGCAACTGCAAATGACAATGAGCAATTAAGAGTCAATTTAGCCTGGAGGATTGGAAAATTGAAAGTTAAAGTGAGGACCCAAAAATGTATAATACAATTCTTAGGTATACTGGTCTTTTTCATTGTAATTGTTGTATTAGTTATGACTTTAAAGTTCTGACAATGTTGTATGTAATGTGTTAAAGGATGAATGAAAGTAAGATagagttaatttttttcttaagtaATTGACGGGCGgaaaaatgccggttaagaaaTATTAATAAAAGTTGCGTTGTGACTTGTGAGTACAGTCTTAACCGACGAATCTCCGCTGTCAATTTAGAAgatgtcacaatttaagaataaaatactgggagtagaatttccAGGTCGTTCCCaaagagttgacaaaagagtgtaatttattggtcaggaattGTCTGAGAAAATTTAGAATTgggaaatagaaaaaaatgattaTCAATTgaagcaataaaaattaacaagaggttttataaattttaaataaaaagccttgactagcagaagattaattggaatttctatccttgttgattttcccaagtataatagtaagaggttgttgcttctgcttagt includes:
- the LOC112711213 gene encoding uncharacterized protein isoform X1, giving the protein MVSQYGFKFAIHLITNHFGKIVAKVCETLFRKGPLSLGEIIRSTELTPEQVKNSLLVLVQHNCVQAYVPADQFRGEDGSMATVEYLALFDNIIHRLRFPKFLEIAKHQLDDECEKVLDGLLRDGRLTLKQMVERAVQGKENPGAIEAVVRESFHKLLKAHYIERCPAPEPVVSTLIKAESAPRKRGSKMAKKFEAPETIEQRVLEAAVPGEAIRFAVTAYTLGNADREAKSDDSSMVNDGDNSGGIANEGSILWRANFEEFIRHLRHKLLVENERKRLDDGAATILSAILDVTKTVEKKVKIEKSAPLSLDSIFTEVTKTEHGRTMTIDRVRASLVQLGCPQRNFDDSYSIDLKSIVEMARNEEVESIVLKRFGSDAYRIFRLLSKSNCFLETDKIAESALVDKKETPRLLYKLWKDNYLYMEKLVVTAAKQSRFMLWKVNKPLLWEYVLDEMYHAALNLSLRLAFEQEKDEDLLHVPADKLVPADKSSEANALQKRYRRLRDVLFLMGSSLMKLDDALMLFHDF
- the LOC112711213 gene encoding uncharacterized protein isoform X2; its protein translation is MATVEYLALFDNIIHRLRFPKFLEIAKHQLDDECEKVLDGLLRDGRLTLKQMVERAVQGKENPGAIEAVVRESFHKLLKAHYIERCPAPEPVVSTLIKAESAPRKRGSKMAKKFEAPETIEQRVLEAAVPGEAIRFAVTAYTLGNADREAKSDDSSMVNDGDNSGGIANEGSILWRANFEEFIRHLRHKLLVENERKRLDDGAATILSAILDVTKTVEKKVKIEKSAPLSLDSIFTEVTKTEHGRTMTIDRVRASLVQLGCPQRNFDDSYSIDLKSIVEMARNEEVESIVLKRFGSDAYRIFRLLSKSNCFLETDKIAESALVDKKETPRLLYKLWKDNYLYMEKLVVTAAKQSRFMLWKVNKPLLWEYVLDEMYHAALNLSLRLAFEQEKDEDLLHVPADKLVPADKSSEANALQKRYRRLRDVLFLMGSSLMKLDDALMLFHDF